The following proteins are encoded in a genomic region of Desulfuromonas acetoxidans DSM 684:
- the lspA gene encoding signal peptidase II translates to MAQRYRLLILVTLVVLVGDQWSKWYIDHTMTLHQSRTVIEHFFNITYVHNSGAAFGILANSELRLPLLSGVALIACGVIGWMFCKLPLTAFWQRFGLALVFSGALGNLIDRVRLGVVIDFLDVHWYHHHWPAFNVADSAITVGVGLLLVDLWQEERRKRKHA, encoded by the coding sequence ATGGCGCAGCGCTATCGTCTCCTGATTCTGGTCACGCTAGTTGTGCTGGTGGGCGATCAATGGAGTAAGTGGTATATTGATCACACCATGACATTGCACCAGAGCCGTACGGTGATTGAGCACTTTTTTAATATCACCTATGTTCACAACAGTGGTGCGGCTTTCGGTATCCTGGCCAACAGTGAGCTGCGCCTGCCGCTTTTGTCGGGTGTTGCCCTGATCGCTTGTGGCGTGATCGGTTGGATGTTTTGTAAGTTGCCGTTAACGGCATTTTGGCAACGTTTTGGTCTGGCGCTGGTCTTTTCCGGAGCGCTTGGTAATCTGATTGACCGGGTGCGTCTTGGTGTGGTGATTGATTTTCTCGATGTCCACTGGTATCACCACCATTGGCCGGCATTCAACGTTGCTGATTCGGCCATCACCGTCGGAGTTGGTCTGTTGCTGGTCGATTTGTGGCAGGAAGAACGACGCAAACGGAAACACGCCTGA
- a CDS encoding SulP family inorganic anion transporter has protein sequence MFDFIVRKSANAKADILSGLTVSLALVPEAVAFAFVAGVAPLVGLYAAFMIGLITAIIGGRPGMISGATGALAVVMVDLVAGHGIEYLFATVVLMGIFQVTAGVLRLGKFIRLIPHPVMLGFVNGLAIVIFLAQLGQFKVADTTGKLHWLHGQSLYLMLGLVAITMAIIFLLPKLTLAFPSALAAILVVTALVHIFNLDTRTVGDLASVSGALPSFHLPMVSPGLDTLAIILPYAVILAAIGLIESLMTLTLIDEITETRGRGNRECISQGVANIITGFFGGMGGCAMIGQSIININSGGRGRLSGITAALALMCFIVFASSLIEMIPLAALIGVMFTVVIGTFAWSSLRILHKIPFSDALVLVLVSAVTVFTDLAIAVATGVIVSALVFAWQSARRIDSETSLDNDGVKTYHLNGPLFFGSVRSFNEQFTPSKDPDEVVIDFRDSRVCDHSGLEAVNSLTERYLGQGKKLRLKHLSPECRSLLANAGSMIEVNVIEDPRYRVAVDQLA, from the coding sequence ATGTTTGATTTTATTGTCAGAAAATCCGCGAATGCCAAAGCCGACATTCTGTCCGGTCTCACCGTCTCTTTAGCACTCGTTCCCGAAGCCGTGGCCTTTGCTTTTGTCGCCGGAGTCGCGCCACTGGTTGGCCTTTATGCCGCCTTTATGATCGGCCTGATTACTGCCATTATCGGTGGACGTCCAGGAATGATCTCCGGGGCCACCGGCGCCCTGGCTGTCGTCATGGTCGATCTTGTTGCTGGGCACGGCATTGAATATCTCTTTGCCACAGTGGTGCTGATGGGGATCTTTCAAGTCACGGCCGGAGTATTGCGACTCGGCAAATTCATCCGCCTGATTCCCCATCCGGTGATGCTCGGGTTCGTCAATGGCCTTGCCATCGTCATATTCCTTGCTCAACTCGGTCAGTTCAAGGTCGCTGATACAACAGGAAAACTTCACTGGCTCCATGGCCAGTCCCTCTACCTGATGCTCGGACTGGTTGCGATTACAATGGCAATTATCTTCCTGCTTCCCAAGCTGACCCTGGCCTTCCCCTCGGCACTCGCGGCTATTTTAGTGGTCACGGCACTAGTGCACATCTTCAACCTGGACACCCGCACGGTTGGCGACCTGGCTTCCGTATCCGGCGCATTGCCTTCCTTTCACCTGCCCATGGTCTCGCCAGGCCTTGACACTCTGGCGATTATCCTTCCCTACGCGGTGATCCTCGCGGCGATCGGTCTAATCGAATCGTTGATGACATTGACACTGATCGATGAAATCACCGAGACCCGCGGGCGTGGCAACCGGGAGTGCATCAGTCAGGGCGTCGCCAATATCATTACGGGGTTTTTCGGCGGCATGGGTGGTTGCGCCATGATTGGCCAGAGCATCATCAATATCAACTCCGGTGGCCGCGGACGTTTGTCAGGGATCACAGCAGCCTTAGCACTCATGTGTTTTATTGTTTTTGCCTCCAGCCTGATTGAGATGATCCCACTGGCTGCGTTAATCGGTGTGATGTTTACGGTGGTGATCGGCACCTTTGCCTGGTCGAGCCTGCGCATTCTGCACAAAATTCCGTTCTCTGACGCTTTGGTATTGGTACTGGTTTCCGCGGTCACGGTTTTCACCGACCTGGCTATTGCCGTGGCGACCGGAGTGATTGTTTCAGCGCTGGTCTTTGCCTGGCAAAGTGCCCGTCGGATCGATTCAGAAACCTCTCTTGATAACGACGGCGTTAAGACATACCACTTGAACGGGCCGCTGTTTTTCGGCTCAGTACGCTCTTTTAACGAACAATTCACCCCGAGCAAAGACCCCGACGAAGTGGTGATCGACTTCCGCGACTCACGCGTCTGTGATCATTCAGGTCTGGAGGCGGTCAACAGTTTGACCGAACGCTATCTCGGCCAGGGAAAAAAGTTACGTCTCAAGCATCTCAGCCCTGAATGCCGCTCATTGCTGGCCAATGCGGGCAGCATGATTGAGGTCAACGTGATTGAAGATCCACGCTATCGGGTGGCGGTTGATCAGTTGGCGTAA
- a CDS encoding DUF4124 domain-containing protein translates to MKKTILTVTIFLTSLTSLASADFYTWKDDDGQLHVTNKEPSGVSKEDVIVREYSQESHAQRQPSETFQRRVHQQLDAVNSHKYAKPNDGNEMKRAIEKRRFKKTVDVEEDMLKERIHYYQWDCQKNNNRKYCDSKQKMYEQKLKLLNRDPEEYFMRETRY, encoded by the coding sequence GTGAAAAAAACCATCCTGACAGTGACCATATTTCTTACCTCTTTGACCTCGTTGGCGTCAGCCGACTTCTACACCTGGAAAGATGACGATGGACAACTGCACGTCACAAACAAAGAACCTTCGGGTGTGAGCAAAGAAGACGTTATTGTTCGAGAATACAGCCAGGAGAGCCATGCGCAAAGACAACCGTCTGAAACATTCCAACGTCGGGTTCACCAGCAATTAGATGCTGTCAATTCACATAAATATGCCAAACCCAATGACGGTAATGAGATGAAGAGAGCTATTGAAAAACGCAGATTCAAAAAAACAGTCGACGTTGAAGAAGACATGCTCAAAGAGAGAATCCACTACTACCAGTGGGATTGCCAAAAAAACAACAACCGCAAATACTGCGATTCAAAACAAAAAATGTATGAGCAGAAGCTGAAACTTTTAAACCGCGATCCGGAAGAATATTTTATGCGGGAAACGCGCTACTAA
- a CDS encoding P-II family nitrogen regulator, which translates to MKKIDCIIKPFKLDDVKTALTDLGIAGMTVSEVRGFGRQKGHMELYRGAEYQTDFLPKVKVELVVDDQQVSDVVSALQKEACTGRIGDGKIFVTPVEESIRIRTGETGNDSL; encoded by the coding sequence ATGAAAAAAATCGATTGCATTATTAAACCCTTCAAGCTGGATGACGTGAAGACTGCGCTGACAGATCTTGGTATTGCCGGGATGACAGTAAGTGAAGTGCGTGGCTTTGGGCGTCAAAAAGGGCACATGGAGCTGTATCGTGGCGCCGAATATCAAACCGATTTCCTGCCGAAGGTCAAGGTCGAGTTGGTGGTTGATGATCAGCAGGTCAGCGATGTTGTCTCTGCTTTGCAGAAAGAAGCCTGTACGGGCCGAATTGGTGATGGAAAGATTTTTGTCACTCCCGTTGAAGAGTCAATTCGCATTCGCACCGGTGAAACCGGCAACGATTCTCTTTAA
- a CDS encoding endonuclease III domain-containing protein: MALPSLTRVFELLLERFGSQSWWPADDTFEMMVGAVLTQNTAWRNVELSIAALKEAQVMTPLALHRLEHQELQVLIRSSGFFQRKSQCLKNLAAVICRDYQGRVDSFLGGDLHAVRQRLLDQPGIGPETADCMVLYGAGLPIFVVDAYTRRIFSRLGLLDAKARYDMVQRYAMQHLPADTSLFNEFHALLVELGKVCCRSRNPRCEACPLNQHCRSAFSR; the protein is encoded by the coding sequence ATGGCATTACCCTCTTTAACGCGCGTTTTTGAGTTGTTGCTCGAACGGTTTGGTTCCCAATCGTGGTGGCCCGCCGATGATACATTTGAGATGATGGTGGGCGCGGTTTTGACTCAGAACACTGCATGGCGCAATGTGGAACTGTCCATTGCTGCTCTTAAAGAGGCTCAGGTGATGACCCCCTTGGCGTTACACCGGCTTGAGCACCAGGAGTTGCAGGTCTTGATTCGCAGCTCTGGATTCTTTCAGCGTAAGAGTCAGTGTTTGAAAAATCTGGCGGCAGTGATTTGCCGTGACTATCAGGGGCGGGTGGATTCTTTTCTCGGCGGAGATCTGCACGCTGTCCGTCAGCGGCTTCTCGACCAGCCCGGTATTGGCCCGGAAACGGCTGACTGCATGGTTCTGTATGGTGCCGGTCTTCCCATTTTTGTCGTTGATGCCTATACTCGCCGAATCTTCTCCAGATTGGGGTTGCTTGACGCCAAAGCACGTTACGACATGGTCCAGCGCTACGCGATGCAGCACCTTCCTGCTGACACCTCGCTATTTAATGAATTCCATGCATTGTTGGTTGAGCTGGGTAAGGTCTGTTGTCGTAGTCGTAATCCCCGTTGTGAGGCGTGCCCGTTAAATCAACACTGCCGGAGCGCCTTCAGTCGCTAA
- a CDS encoding LysR family transcriptional regulator has protein sequence METQYLKTLLIAAEEGSFSRAAAKLHLTQSAVSQRTKSLEACCGEQLLDRSGAVLEPTAAGRIVLEGARRILDMEEQMLQELRSLTDRQHLYICCTPAFGMAHLPQILKRFMQEFGEVEDLKFLFGAPLQALDGIKNGEFDVAVIEHLADMDFGTMRHMDLPQDEMIFVSSPTYGPTAHDITLEDIQQCNFITRRDGCSCRDLLSFNLKGTGGDLADFRRVMVLDDFSLIIKEVLAGQGVTFISRSAVQEYLDEGRLLEHHVPGFHCYRHRSIVARECESSASLKRAFMESVCRHFELDPGE, from the coding sequence ATGGAAACACAATATCTAAAGACATTACTTATCGCTGCAGAAGAGGGGAGTTTCTCTCGGGCGGCGGCGAAACTGCATTTAACCCAATCCGCTGTCTCGCAACGGACCAAGAGCCTTGAAGCGTGTTGCGGCGAGCAGCTTCTCGATCGTTCCGGTGCGGTGTTGGAGCCGACGGCTGCTGGTCGCATTGTCCTTGAAGGGGCGCGGCGTATTCTGGATATGGAAGAGCAGATGCTGCAGGAGTTGCGATCACTGACGGACCGGCAGCATCTTTATATCTGTTGCACCCCGGCCTTTGGCATGGCACATCTGCCGCAAATTCTTAAACGCTTCATGCAGGAGTTCGGTGAAGTGGAGGACCTCAAGTTTTTGTTCGGTGCGCCGTTGCAGGCCTTGGACGGTATCAAAAACGGCGAGTTTGATGTGGCAGTCATTGAGCATCTTGCCGATATGGATTTTGGCACGATGCGTCATATGGACCTGCCCCAAGACGAGATGATCTTTGTCAGCTCACCAACCTATGGTCCGACAGCGCATGACATCACCCTGGAAGATATTCAGCAGTGTAACTTTATCACCCGGCGCGATGGCTGTAGCTGTCGTGATTTGCTGAGCTTCAACTTAAAAGGCACCGGGGGGGATCTTGCGGACTTCCGTCGCGTCATGGTGCTGGATGATTTCAGTCTGATCATCAAAGAGGTTCTGGCCGGGCAGGGGGTGACGTTTATTTCCCGCTCTGCGGTGCAGGAGTATCTTGATGAGGGGCGCCTGCTTGAGCACCATGTTCCCGGCTTTCACTGCTACCGACATCGCAGCATTGTGGCCAGAGAGTGTGAGTCGTCCGCGTCATTAAAGAGGGCGTTCATGGAGAGTGTCTGTCGTCACTTTGAACTCGATCCCGGTGAGTAA
- the ileS gene encoding isoleucine--tRNA ligase — protein sequence MDYKDTLNLPKTDFPMRGNLPKREPEMLQQWEKMDLNGEIRKATAGRPRFTLHDGPPYANGHTHIGHALNKILKDIVLKSRRMQGFDVPYVPGWDCHGLPIELMVDKKLGKKKRDMTKAEIRRECRNYATEWVDTQASEFKRLGIFGEWDDPYLTMHDSYEAATARELARFAERGGLYKGKKPVHWCSSCVTALAEAEVEYADHVSPSIFVKFPYVDTLPVELNALEGKSLYFVIWTTTPWTIPANLGICLNPELDYVAVEVAGGDVLVLAEGLYQGVLKELELEGQVIASFKAPLFENKRCRHPFYERDSLVILGDHVTLEAGTGCVHTAPGHGHDDYVVGLKYGLDIYNPVDDYGRYRKDVELFGGMKLAEANDAVCDKLTEVGALLKVSKVEHSYPHCWRCKKPVIFRATAQWFISMEKNDLRQQALKHINDVQWIPGWGRERIYGMIEKRPDWCISRQRTWGVPITVFYCAECGEALADGKTMHHVADLFEDGGSDQWYEKEVSELLPEGTVCPSCGHDHFTKESDILDVWFDSGVSHAAVVENRDYLDSPADLYLEGSDQHRGWFHSSLLAAVGTRGVAPYKAVLTHGFVVDGNGRKMSKSQGNVVAPDAVINKFGAEVLRLWVAAQDYQDDIRISQEILQRLSDAYRRIRNTARYILSNIYDFDPATDSVADGDLLELDRWALSRLESLVGRVEKAYNDYEFHMLYHAVHNFCSVELSSIYLDILKDRVYTAAPNSVARRSAQTAMYRILDALTRLIAPVLSFTADEIWAQMPGEREASVHLAGFPRFETSLLDSGLDDLYQQLWTVRSEVSKALELARDAKLIGNSLEAKVTVAVSDDACRTLLEKYAEQLPTLWIVSQTDLAESVADGYASEKIDGLKILVEKAAGDKCERCWNYSTQLGEDSDHPQACPKCLAALKERGQA from the coding sequence ATGGACTACAAAGATACCTTGAATCTGCCGAAAACAGACTTCCCCATGCGCGGCAATCTGCCCAAGCGGGAACCTGAAATGCTGCAACAGTGGGAGAAGATGGACCTCAACGGCGAGATCCGCAAAGCCACTGCCGGACGGCCCCGTTTTACATTGCATGACGGTCCTCCGTATGCCAACGGTCATACCCATATCGGCCACGCACTGAACAAGATTCTCAAGGATATTGTCCTCAAAAGCCGCCGCATGCAGGGCTTTGACGTGCCTTATGTTCCGGGCTGGGATTGCCACGGCTTGCCCATCGAATTGATGGTGGATAAAAAGCTCGGCAAGAAAAAGCGCGACATGACGAAGGCTGAAATCCGCCGTGAGTGCCGCAATTATGCCACTGAATGGGTGGACACCCAGGCCAGTGAATTTAAACGGCTGGGTATCTTTGGTGAATGGGACGATCCCTATCTAACCATGCACGACAGCTATGAAGCGGCCACCGCCCGAGAATTGGCGCGCTTCGCTGAACGTGGAGGTCTGTACAAAGGCAAGAAACCGGTGCACTGGTGTTCCTCCTGTGTGACCGCCCTGGCGGAAGCCGAGGTGGAATACGCCGATCACGTCTCACCATCCATCTTTGTTAAGTTTCCCTATGTGGATACGTTGCCCGTCGAACTGAACGCTCTCGAAGGCAAGTCGCTTTATTTTGTCATCTGGACGACGACACCGTGGACCATTCCCGCCAACCTGGGCATCTGTCTTAATCCTGAACTGGACTATGTCGCGGTGGAAGTGGCTGGTGGTGATGTGCTGGTTCTGGCCGAAGGATTGTATCAGGGCGTGCTCAAGGAGTTGGAGCTCGAAGGGCAGGTCATTGCCAGCTTCAAAGCACCGCTGTTTGAAAACAAGCGGTGCCGTCATCCGTTCTATGAGCGTGATTCCCTGGTTATTCTTGGCGACCATGTCACTCTGGAAGCCGGTACCGGCTGTGTTCATACCGCTCCCGGTCATGGTCACGATGACTATGTCGTTGGTCTGAAGTACGGTCTGGATATTTACAATCCGGTCGATGATTACGGCCGTTATCGTAAAGATGTCGAACTGTTTGGCGGCATGAAGCTGGCCGAGGCCAATGATGCTGTGTGCGACAAGCTGACCGAGGTGGGCGCGTTGCTCAAGGTCAGCAAGGTGGAGCACAGTTATCCGCACTGCTGGCGCTGTAAAAAACCGGTTATTTTCCGGGCGACGGCACAGTGGTTTATCTCCATGGAGAAAAACGACCTGCGGCAGCAGGCGCTTAAACACATCAACGATGTGCAGTGGATCCCCGGCTGGGGGCGTGAGCGCATCTACGGCATGATTGAGAAGCGTCCCGACTGGTGTATCAGTCGTCAGCGGACCTGGGGCGTGCCGATTACGGTCTTCTATTGTGCCGAATGTGGAGAGGCGTTGGCCGACGGCAAGACCATGCATCATGTCGCCGATCTGTTTGAGGACGGCGGGAGTGATCAGTGGTACGAAAAAGAGGTCAGTGAATTGCTGCCCGAAGGGACTGTGTGTCCCTCCTGTGGCCACGACCACTTTACCAAAGAGTCCGATATTCTTGATGTCTGGTTCGATTCCGGTGTTTCACACGCTGCCGTGGTTGAAAATCGCGATTATCTCGATTCCCCGGCCGATCTCTATCTCGAAGGCAGTGATCAGCATCGTGGTTGGTTCCATTCCAGCCTGTTGGCTGCGGTGGGTACACGTGGCGTTGCGCCTTACAAGGCCGTATTAACGCACGGCTTTGTTGTGGATGGCAATGGGCGCAAGATGTCCAAGTCGCAGGGTAATGTTGTTGCTCCCGATGCCGTGATCAACAAGTTTGGTGCCGAAGTGCTGCGCCTGTGGGTGGCGGCACAGGATTACCAGGACGATATCCGGATCAGTCAGGAGATTCTTCAGCGACTGTCGGACGCCTATCGGCGGATCCGTAATACGGCGCGTTACATCCTCAGCAATATTTACGATTTTGATCCGGCAACGGACAGTGTTGCCGATGGTGATCTGTTGGAGCTCGATCGCTGGGCGTTGTCACGCCTGGAAAGTCTGGTTGGCCGAGTGGAAAAAGCCTACAATGATTACGAATTCCACATGCTGTATCATGCCGTCCATAATTTCTGCAGCGTTGAATTGAGTTCCATTTACCTGGATATCCTCAAGGATCGCGTCTACACTGCTGCACCCAACAGTGTGGCGCGACGCAGTGCTCAGACGGCCATGTATCGTATTCTTGATGCCTTGACCCGCCTGATTGCACCGGTGCTGTCGTTTACAGCGGATGAAATCTGGGCACAAATGCCGGGTGAGCGTGAAGCCAGTGTCCACTTGGCTGGATTCCCCCGCTTTGAAACCAGCCTGCTCGACAGCGGACTTGATGATCTTTATCAGCAACTGTGGACTGTGCGCTCCGAAGTGTCCAAAGCACTTGAGCTGGCACGTGATGCCAAGCTGATCGGTAATTCTCTGGAAGCCAAAGTTACGGTTGCCGTCAGTGATGACGCCTGCCGTACATTGCTAGAGAAATATGCCGAGCAATTGCCAACCCTGTGGATTGTGTCTCAGACTGACCTGGCGGAGTCCGTTGCCGATGGTTACGCGTCCGAGAAGATTGACGGTCTGAAGATTCTGGTTGAAAAAGCCGCTGGTGACAAATGCGAACGGTGTTGGAATTACTCAACTCAGCTCGGTGAAGACAGCGACCATCCCCAGGCCTGCCCGAAATGTCTTGCAGCTCTGAAAGAGCGGGGTCAAGCCTGA
- a CDS encoding ammonium transporter, with amino-acid sequence MKRLLSLILVGAFLALPVFALADEAAPITPDDVQNNLNFVWTLVAAFLVFLMQAGFAMVEAGFTRAKNACNIMMKNMMDFSVGALAFWAIGFGLMFGTTNGFFGTSDFFFSGASGDGEAWNYAFWMFQVVFAATAATIISGAVAERTKFSAYLVYSFFVSALIYPVFGSWAWGSLFHGAGWLEGMGFIDFAGSTVVHSVGGWLALAGAIVVGPRLGKYTKEGKVKPIPGHNIPVASLGVFLLWFGWYGFNPGSTTTGDTSIALIAVTTTLAAAAGAVAAMLFTWVKFGKSDIGMTLNGALAGLVGITAGCANVSVPSSVVIGLVAGVLVVLSVLFFDKIKVDDPVGAVSVHGVCGAWGTLAAGLFDSAGFSMHTVGVQLIGIATCFVWALGAGLVLFKAIDLVIGMRVTAEEEMTGLDFSEHGASAYPDFQTVHLGSGGMPGGPGGLSGQPVAAAEPVNGKPVTQA; translated from the coding sequence ATGAAACGGTTACTTTCACTTATTTTGGTCGGGGCATTTCTGGCCCTGCCGGTTTTTGCGCTGGCGGATGAAGCTGCGCCGATTACGCCGGACGATGTTCAGAACAATCTCAACTTTGTCTGGACTCTTGTTGCCGCCTTTCTCGTGTTTCTCATGCAGGCCGGTTTTGCCATGGTTGAGGCCGGATTCACTCGGGCCAAAAATGCCTGCAACATTATGATGAAAAATATGATGGATTTTTCTGTCGGCGCTTTGGCATTCTGGGCCATTGGTTTTGGTCTGATGTTCGGGACTACCAACGGTTTTTTTGGTACCAGTGATTTCTTTTTCAGCGGTGCCAGCGGTGACGGAGAGGCTTGGAACTATGCCTTCTGGATGTTCCAGGTGGTTTTTGCGGCGACCGCAGCAACGATTATTTCCGGTGCCGTAGCTGAACGAACCAAGTTCAGTGCCTACCTGGTATATTCATTCTTCGTTTCCGCATTGATCTATCCGGTGTTTGGTTCCTGGGCCTGGGGCAGCTTGTTTCATGGCGCTGGCTGGCTCGAAGGGATGGGCTTCATCGACTTTGCCGGTTCAACGGTTGTTCACTCCGTGGGGGGCTGGCTGGCGTTGGCCGGTGCGATTGTTGTCGGTCCCCGCCTTGGCAAATATACCAAAGAGGGCAAGGTTAAGCCCATTCCCGGTCACAATATTCCCGTTGCCTCTCTTGGTGTCTTTCTCCTCTGGTTTGGCTGGTATGGATTTAATCCCGGCTCAACAACTACCGGTGATACCTCGATCGCCCTTATTGCCGTAACCACGACGCTGGCGGCCGCAGCGGGTGCCGTTGCTGCCATGTTGTTTACCTGGGTTAAGTTTGGCAAAAGCGATATCGGTATGACGTTGAATGGTGCGTTGGCCGGTCTGGTCGGAATCACAGCTGGATGCGCCAATGTCTCAGTGCCTTCATCCGTAGTGATTGGTTTGGTTGCCGGCGTCCTGGTCGTCCTGTCTGTTTTGTTCTTTGATAAAATTAAAGTGGATGATCCTGTTGGTGCGGTTTCTGTTCATGGTGTTTGCGGTGCCTGGGGAACCTTGGCCGCAGGCCTGTTTGACAGCGCTGGTTTTTCAATGCACACCGTTGGAGTGCAACTGATTGGTATTGCTACCTGCTTTGTCTGGGCCCTTGGTGCCGGTCTGGTGTTGTTTAAAGCGATTGACCTGGTTATTGGCATGCGCGTGACGGCTGAAGAAGAGATGACCGGTCTCGACTTTTCCGAACATGGTGCCAGTGCTTATCCGGATTTTCAGACAGTTCATCTGGGCAGTGGTGGTATGCCGGGTGGTCCCGGTGGCTTGAGCGGCCAACCTGTTGCCGCCGCTGAACCCGTGAACGGCAAGCCGGTCACACAAGCTTGA
- a CDS encoding putative bifunctional diguanylate cyclase/phosphodiesterase, whose translation MIDTKLSSSIPTHTLFRHWRCLVAPFFGAVIVCVISFVQKVKWGGDLPYDLAGYATPSLVGWVAGSFVSIGLWRSRELMLRLQRTSLALKEQAEKKSHVLDSVGEGICEFDADGLCCYANREACRMLGYSSFEMSGKNIFSLFRYHDRYGHEVSLEPLWSHRTFSTQKRDTIYEEILWQREHEIIATEICIYPALNAKDGGILVFRDASVRQEMQSKINFLESHDPLTQLNNKNTFMSELATIIDRVRNQNERYALLLVDIDRFQALYDVLGSYVSDQLLIQYAHFLQRTVAEQDVVARIGGDRFAVLKKVSTDQQARGFAQWLVSESQSFEPVWHLEKVNLTVSVGVKIIEPGDESVDDVFLGAEKACGQAKAEGRSRFKVYNPLAPVYRKLNRQIRALPFIREALHRNLFFLRRQKICPVGNVEPHSDCYEVLLSMQLADGSSLAPEEFLTAAERYDLMPSIDRWVINHCFDWLEEDGERWKNLDFMAINLSGKSFNDPTFLAYLETKLRRATFPAEKICFEITETAAVENEERSVTFIHRIKRFGCRFALDDFGSGMSSFRYLKNFPVDVIKIDGSFIVDMVENELSREIVTSIHNIASALGLKTVAEHAEDQQTLQVLQEIGVDYVQGYVVEKPKVFCSGTAVDSPEPVALRQ comes from the coding sequence GTGATCGATACCAAATTATCATCCTCAATACCAACACATACGTTGTTCCGCCATTGGCGCTGCCTTGTGGCGCCTTTTTTTGGCGCGGTTATCGTCTGTGTGATCTCCTTTGTTCAGAAAGTCAAATGGGGCGGTGATCTTCCTTATGACCTGGCTGGCTACGCCACACCGTCTCTGGTTGGTTGGGTGGCCGGCTCCTTTGTCAGCATTGGCCTCTGGCGCTCACGTGAATTGATGTTGCGGCTGCAGCGCACTTCATTGGCATTGAAAGAGCAAGCGGAAAAGAAGAGTCACGTTCTCGATTCGGTGGGCGAGGGGATCTGCGAATTCGATGCGGATGGTCTTTGCTGTTATGCCAACCGTGAAGCGTGTCGAATGCTCGGCTACAGCTCCTTTGAGATGAGTGGAAAAAATATCTTTTCTCTGTTTCGTTATCACGATCGCTATGGCCATGAAGTGTCCCTTGAGCCATTGTGGTCCCATCGAACGTTCAGTACTCAAAAGCGTGATACCATCTATGAAGAGATCCTTTGGCAGAGAGAACATGAGATTATTGCCACGGAAATTTGCATTTATCCGGCATTGAATGCAAAAGATGGCGGGATTCTTGTGTTCCGCGACGCGTCAGTGCGCCAGGAGATGCAGTCTAAAATTAATTTTCTGGAGAGTCATGACCCTCTCACCCAGCTCAACAACAAAAATACCTTCATGTCTGAGCTGGCCACAATAATTGATCGGGTTCGAAATCAAAATGAAAGATATGCCCTGCTTCTGGTCGATATTGACCGATTTCAAGCGCTCTATGATGTGTTGGGGAGTTATGTCAGTGACCAGTTGCTGATTCAGTATGCCCATTTTTTACAACGAACAGTTGCTGAGCAGGATGTGGTTGCGCGAATCGGTGGTGATCGATTTGCCGTGCTGAAAAAGGTGTCCACTGACCAACAGGCACGTGGCTTTGCGCAATGGTTGGTTAGCGAGTCGCAGTCTTTTGAACCCGTCTGGCATCTGGAAAAGGTGAATTTGACCGTCAGTGTCGGGGTTAAAATTATTGAACCTGGAGATGAGTCCGTTGACGACGTGTTTCTTGGTGCGGAAAAAGCCTGTGGACAGGCCAAAGCGGAGGGGCGCAGTCGATTCAAAGTGTACAATCCACTTGCTCCGGTTTATCGCAAGCTGAATCGTCAGATCCGTGCGCTGCCATTTATCCGAGAGGCTCTCCATCGAAATCTGTTCTTTCTGCGAAGACAAAAAATCTGTCCCGTTGGGAATGTTGAGCCTCACAGTGATTGTTATGAAGTGTTGTTGTCGATGCAGTTGGCCGATGGCAGCAGCCTGGCTCCAGAAGAGTTTTTGACCGCAGCCGAACGCTATGATCTGATGCCGTCGATTGATCGTTGGGTGATAAATCACTGCTTTGACTGGCTTGAAGAGGATGGTGAACGTTGGAAGAATCTTGATTTTATGGCGATCAATTTGTCGGGGAAAAGTTTTAATGACCCAACTTTTCTGGCGTATCTGGAAACGAAATTACGCCGTGCGACGTTCCCTGCGGAAAAGATTTGCTTCGAAATTACCGAAACCGCTGCCGTAGAGAATGAGGAGCGTAGTGTCACTTTTATCCACCGTATTAAGCGGTTTGGCTGTCGCTTCGCCCTGGACGATTTTGGCAGTGGCATGTCGTCGTTTCGCTATTTGAAAAACTTTCCTGTTGACGTGATTAAGATAGACGGCAGCTTTATCGTCGATATGGTAGAAAACGAGCTGTCACGGGAAATTGTTACCTCCATTCATAATATCGCTTCAGCTCTTGGGCTGAAGACCGTCGCTGAACATGCCGAAGATCAACAGACACTCCAGGTGTTGCAGGAGATCGGGGTTGATTATGTCCAAGGCTATGTCGTCGAAAAGCCGAAAGTTTTTTGTTCCGGAACCGCTGTCGACTCTCCTGAGCCGGTGGCTCTGCGCCAGTAA